The following is a genomic window from Amycolatopsis australiensis.
TTGTTCACCGCCAGCGTCTTTCCGTACCGTTTGGTGAGGCCGGTTGCCTCGATCATGGCTGCTCCTCTTCCGCCCCTCGCTTGCGACGTACCCATCGTCGCGGTTCGGGGCCGTTCGCGCGTCACCCTGCAGACCGAACCGCGCCCCCTACCTGAGTAGTACCTTGCTGGCTCTTCGGCCGATGCGCGATCCGTGATGACCCTGAGCCGACCCTGATTCGACGTCATTAATGAACTGTGGTTCAATAATGACGTGGCCCGGCCGAGGAGCATCACGGACGAGCGGCTGCTGGGCGCGGCGGAGACCGTGATCGGCCGCTGCGGTCCGGGTTTCACGCTCGCGCAGGTGGCCGCGGAGGCGAACGTCTCGGTCGGCACGGTCGCGCAGCGGTTCGGCTCCAAGAGCGGCCTGCTGCAGGCGATGAGCCGCCGGGCCACGCGGCGGGCGGTCGAGCAGATGCGGGAATGCGCGGAGCGGGCGGACGACCCGGTCGACGGCCTGCGCGCCGCGGCCGTGTCGGTCTACGCGGTGCTCGGCGACGCCGAGGAGGCGGCGAACCACCTCGGCCAGCTCGGCGTGGACATCGGCGATCCGGTGCTGCGGTCGCTGCTGGGCGAGCACTTCACGG
Proteins encoded in this region:
- a CDS encoding TetR/AcrR family transcriptional regulator; this translates as MARPRSITDERLLGAAETVIGRCGPGFTLAQVAAEANVSVGTVAQRFGSKSGLLQAMSRRATRRAVEQMRECAERADDPVDGLRAAAVSVYAVLGDAEEAANHLGQLGVDIGDPVLRSLLGEHFTAVEGELRRLVRAAAPELPHAPSVPRAARVVLDVINGVSIDWSIRPHGRLADRLAEDVDAVLSAWRGREDA